From Magnolia sinica isolate HGM2019 chromosome 13, MsV1, whole genome shotgun sequence, one genomic window encodes:
- the LOC131223715 gene encoding leucine-rich repeat receptor protein kinase HPCA1-like — protein sequence MAMTPWTLLLLLLVAAAGLNRVSSSTDGRDVAALNALKDTWQHTPPSWHKSNDPCGSKWDGVHCTGDRVTDLKLSSIGLVGNLGGDIGGLTELQTLDLSSNPGLCGSVSPLIGELKKLTTLILAGCSFTGNIPEQLGNLTELSFLALNSNKFIGEIPPSLGRLSKVTWLDLADNQLTGSLPVSTLTTPGLDLLLQARHFHFNKNRLSGKIPAKLFRSEMKLIHIVFDGNQLTGEIPSTVGLVQNLELLNLANNQLTGPVPDLAGVTSLSFLNLANNQLTGPVPDLTEMTSLSFVDLSHNLFNASEAPTWFSTKQSLTTIVMEYGALKGPVPQKLFSLPLLQQVRLKNNAFNGTLEMGESISQRLQLVDLENNQIASFPAPPSYKETLVLVGNPLCTAPQPHNVKYCQHQQSSATNYSTSLANCGSASCPPNQSRSPQSCNCACPYAGTLYFIAPNFSELSNNTPFQSLERHIWTLLNLTEGSVSLQNPFFNTSGYLQVHLEVFPSTAKYFNFSEIQRLGFGLTHRVTAPPSEFGPFYFIASPYPFPDGSGETSRSSGAIIGIAVGCAVLVLLLAGVGIYAFLQKKRAESATELSIHFASWGLSRRDSSDAPQLKGARWFSYDELKKATNNFSESNELGSGGFGKVYRGKLPGGHIVAIKRAQQGSMQGELEFKTEIELLSRVHHKNLVSLVGFCFENGEQMLIYEYVPNGTLRESLLGRSGIHLDWKRRLRIALGSARGLAYLHELADPPIIHRDVKSANILLDENLTAKVADFGLSKLLSESGKGHVSTQVKGTFGYLDPEYYTTQQLTDKSDVYSFGVVMLELITAKKPLEKGKYIVREVRMAMDKNEDHYGLNGIMDPSIRHATNLFGFGRFVELAMQCLEESGADRPTMSEVVKEMETILQNGLNTNSASASSSASDFEPMKGSLPHPYNETLPKKDENNNAFDYSGGYTSSAKLEPK from the exons TGGCCGCACTAAATGCTCTAAAGGATACGTGGCAGCACACACCGCCAAGTTGGCATAAATCGAACGATCCTTGCGGTTCAAAGTGGGACGGAGTCCATTGCACCGGTGACAGGGTGACCGATTT GAAATTATCATCCATAGGCCTTGTGGGTAATCTCGGCGGCGACATTGGGGGACTTACCGAGTTGCAAACCTT GGACCTTTCTTCCAACCCAGGCTTATGTGGATCCGTCTCTCCATTAATAGGCGAGTTGAAGAAATTAACCACCCT TATCCTGGCTGGCTGCAGCTTCACCGGCAACATCCCAGAGCAATTAGGAAACCTGACAGAACTCTCATTCTT GGCTCTGAATTCAAACAAATTCATTGGTGAAATACCTCCTTCTTTAGGTAGGCTCTCCAAAGTTACCTGGCTGGACCTGGCAGACAATCAGCTGACTGGGTCTCTCCCTGTCTCAACGTTAACCACCCCCGGCTTGGATCTGCTTCTCCAAGCAAGGCACTT CCATTTCAACAAGAACAGGTTGTCGGGTAAAATTCCAGCCAAGCTTTTCAGATCTGAAATGAAGCTGATACACAT AGTATTTGATGGAAATCAACTAACTGGGGAGATCCCATCCACAGTAGGGCTTGTGCAAAACCTTGAGCTTCT gaatttagcaaACAATCAGCTGACCGGGCCAGTACCTGACCTGGCTGGAGTGACTTCTCTCAGTTTCCT gaatttagcaaACAATCAGCTGACGGGGCCGGTACCTGACCTGACTGAAATGACTTCTCTCAGTTTCGT GGACCTTAGCCACAATTTATTCAATGCATCAGAGGCTCCAACCTGGTTCTCAACCAAACAATCTCTCACCACTAT AGTCATGGAATATGGAGCACTTAAAGGTCCAGTCCCACAAAAGCTATTCAGCCTTCCACTACTGCAGCAAGT GAGATTGAAGAACAACGCATTCAACGGCACCTTGGAGATGGGTGAAAGCATCAGCCAGCGACTCCAACTGGTAGATTTGGAAAACAACCAAATTGCCTCCTTTCCAGCACCTCCCAGCTATAAAGAAACACTAGT ACTTGTCGGGAACCCACTCTGTACTGCCCCTCAGCCCCACAATGTTAAGTATTGCCAACACCAGCAATCATCAGCAACAAACTATTCCACCAGTCTGGCAAACTGTGGCAGTGCATCATGTCCCCCCAATCAGAGTCGCAGCCCTCAGAGTTGCAACTGTGCCTGCCCATATGCTGGAACTCTGTACTTCATAGCACCTAATTTCAGCGAGTTGTCCAACAACACCCCATTCCAGTCACTGGAAAGGCACATTTGGACGTTACTCAACCTAACTGAAGGTTCAGTATCTCTTCAAAACCCATTCTTCAACACGTCTGGCTATCTCCAGGTGCACTTGGAAGTCTTCCCATCCACCGCAAAGTATTTCAACTTTTCAGAGATTCAGAGGCTTGGGTTCGGTCTTACCCACCGAGTTACTGCGCCACCCTCAGAGTTTGgaccattttattttattgcatCTCCATATCCTTTCCCAG ATGGAAGTGGGGAGACTTCGAGGAGTTCAGGTGCAATTATCGGGATAGCTGTCGGTTGTGCTGTTCTGGTTCTTCTGCTCGCCGGAGTGGGGATATACGCCTTCCTGCAAAAGAAACGGGCTGAAAGTGCTACAGAATTAAGCATACATTTTG CATCTTGGGGTCTCAGCCGCAGAGACAGCAGTGATGCACCACAACTAAAAGGTGCAAGATGGTTCTCTTATGATGAACTCAAAAAGGCCACCAACAACTTCTCAGAAAGCAATGAGCTTGGATCGGGAGGTTTTGGCAAG GTTTACCGAGGTAAACTTCCAGGCGGGCATATTGTGGCAATCAAAAGAGCACAGCAAGGATCCATGCAGGGTGAGCTCGAGTTCAAGACTGAAATTGAGTTGCTTTCCAGGGTTCATCACAAGAACCTTGTCAGTCTTGTGGGTTTCTGTTTTGAGAATGGAGAACAGATGCTGATCTACGAATACGTTCCAAATGGAACACTAAGAGAGAGCTTGCTTG GGAGAAGTGGCATCCATCTGGACTGGAAGAGGAGACTTCGGATTGCTTTAGGCTCAGCAAGAGGATTAGCTTATCTTCACGAACTCGCCGATCCTCCCATAATACATAGAGATGTCAAGTCTGCTAATATTCTTCTGGATGAAAATTTAACTGCCAAGGTTGCAGACTTCGGCCTGTCAAAGCTACTATCAGAAAGCGGAAAGGGACATGTTTCTACTCAAGTTAAAGGCACATTT GGTTATCTCGATCCCGAATATTACACAACTCAACAGCTGACGGATAAGAGCGACGTTTACAGCTTTGGTGTGGTTATGCTTGAGCTGATAACTGCAAAGAAACCATTAGAGAAGGGAAAGTATATTGTTCGGGAGGTCCGAATGGCAATGGATAAAAATGAAGATCACTATGGCCTGAATGGGATAATGGATCCTTCCATTCGGCATGCAACCAATCTCTTTGGTTTTGGGAGGTTCGTCGAGTTGGCCATGCAATGCCTTGAAGAATCAGGTGCAGACCGTCCAACAATGAGTGAGGTGGTGAAGGAAATGGAGACCATACTGCAGAATGGGCTGAACACAAACTCAGCTTCTGCGTCTTCATCTGCCTCAGACTTTGAGCCCATGAAGGGTTCTCTGCCCCATCCTTATAATGAAACTCTACCAAAAAAGGATGAAAATAACAATGCTTTCGACTACAGTGGTGGTTACACATCCTCGGCCAAACTCGAACCCAAGTAg